From the genome of Nasonia vitripennis strain AsymCx chromosome 1, Nvit_psr_1.1, whole genome shotgun sequence, one region includes:
- the LOC103316022 gene encoding uncharacterized protein LOC103316022: MIWPRNYLLGRIVLDILCVHKYLIKVCYFSKTYKEALVKLKRLTKTDNVLSLKSEDSASEAQAQLTLAVKRQKLRAEASELLTSLMDDQQDNQLEKNSPNLKNQEDLLPVARTTQTYKKSSPTKYKKKGSRKSASVESSATSTVEEPGNASEQVASGDGSDQAAATGHESDQAATAGHGSASTATAGHGSGSTAPPGKENTE; this comes from the exons ATGATCTGGCCGCGAAACTATCTTTTGGGCAGAATTGTCTTAGATATATTGTGTGTACACAAATATCTAATAAAAGtatgttatttttcaaagacgTACAAGGAAGCTTTAGTTAAGCTCAAGAGACTGACTAAGACAGACAACGTGTTATCTTTAAAGTCAGAAGATAGTGCTTCAGAAGCACAGGCTCAGTTAACACTAGCTGTGAAAAGACAGAAGTTACGAGCCGAAGCCAGTGAGCTGTTAACAAGTTTGATGG aTGACCAACAAGATAatcaattggaaaaaaattcaccaaatcTAAAAAACCAAGAGGATTTGCTTCCAGTAGCAAGAACTACTCAAACCTATAAGAAGTCTTCACCAACCAAATACAAGAAGAAAGGGTCACGCAAGTCAGCATCAGTAGAGTCATCAGCAACATCAACAGTAGAAGAACCAGGAAACGCATCAGAACAAGTAGCATCAGGAGACGGATCAGAccaagcagcagcaacaggaCATGAATCAGATCaagcagcaacagcaggaCACGGATCAGCCAGTACAGCAACAGCAGGACACGGATCAGGCAGTACAGCACCACCAGGAAAAGAAAATACGGAGTGA